The following nucleotide sequence is from Allocatelliglobosispora scoriae.
AGGTGTTCGTCCGCGTTCTCGCCCATCGCGGCCTGGATCTGGATCCGGGAGCCGGTCTTGACGACGGACTTGACCAGCTCGGACTGGAGCAGGTCGCGGTCCTCGCCCTCGACCAGGACGGGCTGCTCGACGAGGCCCGCGAGCTCACGGAAGGCGGGTGCTTTTTTCTCCACATAGGACTCCGGTGCGACGAGGGCATCCTCGCGGGAGGCGCCGCCGCCGACCAGCTCCACGAAGGATTCGAGCTCGGTCGCCACGTTGTTGGTGACCTTCTTCGCCTTCCAGAAGTAGGAGTCCTCGTTGTCGTGCATGTCGTAGAAGGCGACCAGGAAGTCGTGGAAGTTGGCGTACTCCCGGCGGTAGCGCGCCTCGAACTCGTCGAAGCACACCGCCTCGTCGGTGTCGCCCCGCAGCGCGGTGTTGATCGACCGCGCGGCGAGGAGGCCGCTGTAGGTGGCGAGGTGCACGCCGGAGGAGAAGACCGGGTCGATGAAGCACGCGGCGTCGCCGACGAGCATCATTCCCGGCCGCCAGAACCGGTCCTGGATGTAGGAGTAGTCCTTGCGGACGCGGATCTCGCCGTAGGGTCCGGTGCGGACCCGGCGGGCGTCGGCGAGGTATTCGGCGATGAGCGGGCACTCCTCGATGAGGCCGAGCAGCGCCTTCTCCCGATCGCCCTGCACCTTCTCCAGCGCCTCCGGCAGCACCACCACGCCGACGCTGGTCAGGTCGTCGGTGAGCGGGATGTACCAGAACCAGCCCGAGTCGAAGGCGGCCGCCAGGATGTTGCCCTGGTTCGGCGGGGCCAGCCGCTTCCCGCCGGTGAAGTAGCCGAAGAGGGCGAGGTTGCGGAAATACTCCGAGTAGTGCCGCTTGCCCACCTTGGTCTGCAGGCGGCTGTTGTTGCCGGAGGCGTCGACGACGTACGCGCTCGACACCTCCTGCTGCACGCCGTGGGCGTCCACGTAGCGCACCCCGGTCACCCGGTCGTCGGCGTCGGTCAGGACGTCGAGGACGGAGCACTGCTCGCGTACCTCGACGCCCTTTCGACGGGCGTTGTCCAGGAGGATCTGATCGAACTTCATCCGCTCCACCTGGTACGCCGTCGACGACCCACCGGAGAACTTCGGCGAGATCGAGAACGAGAACGTCCACGGCTCCGGGTTGGCCCCCCAGCGGAACGTGCCACCCCGCTTGATCATGAAGGCGGCCTTCTCCAGCTCCTCGGTGACACCGAGGAGCCGGCAGATCCCGTGCACGGTCGCCGGCAGCAGGGATTCCCCGATCTGATAGCGCGGGAACTCCTCCTTCTCCAGCAGCAGGACCCGGTGGCCCTGCATCGCCACGAGGGTGGACACGGTCGAACCGCACGGTCCCCCACCGACGACCACGAGGTCATACTCGTTCTTCACGTTGCTCTCCTACTCAGCTAGCGGAGCTCGACATCGGTCTGCGCGACCGCCCGCACCAGGTCGCCCCGGGTCAGGGCGGCGGCGATCGTCTCGATGTCGTCGGCCATGTAGCGGTCCCGGTCCAGCGTCGGTACGAGTGAGCGCACCAGCTCGTACGCGCACTTCGCGGGTGCGCTGAGCCCGTCGTAGCGACCCGAGATGTCGACCGCCTGCGCCGCGGCGAGCAGCTCCACCGCGAGGATCTTCTGGTTGTTGCCGAGAATGGTCCGGGCGTTGCGGGCGGCGATCAGGCCCATGCTGACGATGTCCTGGTTGTCGCCGTTGGAGGGGATGCTCTGCGTGCTGGCCGGGCCGATGGTCCGGTTCTCGGCGACGAGCGCGGTCGCCGGGTACTGCGCTCCCGCGAAGCCGCTGTTGAGGCCGACATCGCCGGCGACGAGGAACTCCGGCAGCCCGTAGCTGAGGTGCCGGTTGAGCAGGCGGTTGGTCCGCCGCTCGGAGATGACGCCGAGCTGGGTCAGCGCGATCATCACGAAGTCCATCGCGAACGCGATCGGCTGTCCGTGGAAGTTGGCGCCGTGGAAGATCTCCTGGCCCTCGAAGAACAGCGGGTTGTCGTTCGCCGAGTTCAGCTCGATGTTGATCTTCTCGCTGGCGTGGTAGAGGGTGTCCCTGACCGCGCCGAGCACCTGCGGGATGGCGCGCAGCGAGTACGCCTTCTGCATGTAGATGTTGGTGCGCTGGACATCCGTACCAGCCTGCTTGTCGTCCTGGATCTGCTGGCGCAGCTGCGCGTGCTCGACGGTGAGGCCGCTGCCCCGCATCAGTGCCCGCATGTTGAACGCCGTGTCGATCTGACCCGCGTGCGGACGAGCGATGTTGTGCCCCTCCGGCAGGAACGGGCTCATCGATCCGCGCAGGGTCTCGATCACCAGAGCGGTGATGATCTCCGCCTGGCGTACCTGGTCCATGGCCCGCCCGACGACGAGAGCCCCGAGGCCCGTCATCGCGGACGTGCCGTTGATGAGAGCCAGCCCCTCCTTGAACTTCAGCTCCATCGGCTCGATGCCGATCTCGCGCAGCACCGGCCCGGTCGGCGTCTTCACACCGCCACGCAGCACGTAGCCCTCGCCGATCACCGTGCTGGCGATGTGGGACAGGGGTGCCAGGTCACCGCTCGCACCCAGCGAACCCACCTCGGGGATCGCCGGCGTGATGCCGACGTTGAGGTAGAGAGCCAGGCGCTCCAGCAGCTCCGGGCGGACGGCGGAGTGGCCCTTGGCGAGCGCGTTCAGACGGGCGGCGAGAATCGCGCGCGCCTCGTCCTCGGCGAACATCGGGCCGACACCGGCACTGTGGCTGCGGACCAGGTTGGTCTGCAGCTCGGTCTCCTTCGAGGGGTCGACCAGCATGTAGATCATCTCGCCGTAGCCGGTGGTGACACCGTAGACGGGGATGCCCTGCCGAACGACCTCCTCGAACTGGATCCGGCTCGACGCGGCTTTCGCCAACGCGGTTGAGGAGACCCAGCACGGCGCACGATCCTCGGCAACCCGGCGTACGCCGGCGATGTCCAGGGTCTCGCCGTTGAAAACGACCAACTTCTCGGTCTCGTCCAGATCCAACTCACTCACTCCATGCCTTGAGTAGCAGCTCTCATGCCTGCAGGGCCTGTCTTGTGGATCATGGCGAGGCGAGCCGGAGTCCAGGCGGCGATCCGGCAAGGTCGCGAAGCGCCTGAATACCGGTGTTGTATTCAGGCGCTTCGCGGACGCCGCCGGTCGTCGGCTGGGGCCGGCGTAGCCCGTCATGATCCATGAGACAGGCCCTAGTTCCGACGTGCTGTGGTGCTGTCCCGCGCGCCCGCCGCGAGGCGTCGCCGATCCACCTTGCCGCCGACATTGCGCGGCAAGCTGCTGCTCGACGTCTGAAAGGAGACGAGCAGCATCGATGTGCCGAAACGTTTGCGCAGGTGTGTGCGCCACGCGTCGGCACCGGCCGCGTCCGCTCCGGACGGCGTGCGCCGAGGGACGACGAAGGCCACCAGTTGGATCACCAACCCGTCCGAGTCGGTGAGCGGCACCACGGCGCACTCCGCGACCGAGTCGTGCTCGGCCAGGGCCGCCTCGACATCGGCGAGCTCGACCCTGGTGCCGTAGAGCTTGACCTGCAGATCCCGCCGCCCGCGGAACTCCAGCAGGCCATCGGCCCGCCGACGGGCGAGATCCCCGGTCCGGTAGCACCGCATGCGCTCCGGATCGTTCTCGATCCGGCCCGACGACCCGCCGTCGACCGGCCGGAAGGCCCCTCCGCCCGACTCGTCGCCGATGTAGCCGCGGGCGACGAACGGGCTGCGGATGACGATCTCGCCGGTGACCCCCACCGGGCACGGTCGATCCGCTTCGTCGAGCACCAGCACCTGGCGGCCCGGGATGGACCGGCCGATCGGGACGGTCGCCGCCACGTCGCCGGTGACCTCGTGCCAGGTCGCCGCGATCGTCTCGGTCGGGCCGTAAACGTTTGCCAGCGCGATCCCCGGCAGCGCCGCCCGGAAGCCGTTGACCAGCTCCGGCGGGAGCGCCTCGCCCATCAGGACCAGGCGGCGCAGGCTGTCGGTGCGGGCCGCCGGGTCGCGGCGCTTGAACACCTTCAGCAGCTCCCGGCCGAAGCTCGGCACGGTCTGCAGGAAGGTGATCCGGCTCTCGACCAGCCAGTCGACGAACTTCTCCGGGTGCGCCCGGATCTTCTCCGGCACCGGGCAGAGCGTCGCGCCGGTGGTGAGCGCCGCGAAGACCTCGCAGAGGCTGGGGTCGTGCTCGGGCGCCGCCCACTGCGCGATCCGCGTCCCGGGGCCGACATCCAGCGAGTCGGCGAGCCACGCCACGAACTGCGTGAACGCGCCGTGCGTCTGGGCGATCCCCTTCGGCTTGCCGGTCGACCCCGACGTGTAGGCGACGTAGGCGAGCTCCTCCAGCGAGACCGGCTCGGTCGGCGGCGGCACGGGTACGGCGTCCAGCGTGGCGAGGTCGATGACGCGCCCGCCCAGCTCCTCGCCGAACCAGCGGGCCAGCTCGTCACCGGCCGGGTCGCCCTCGCGCAGCAGGCAGGCCGGGCGCAGCTCGTCGAGGACGACCCGGCCCCGCTCACCGGCGTCACCCGTGCCGAACCAGACCATGTGCGCACCGGCCCGCAGCACGCCGAGCGACGCGGCGAGCTGGCTCGGCCCCGGTGTCAGCCGGATCGCGACCGCCTTGCCGCGGGCGCCGAGCGCCGCGAGGTGACCGGCGAGCAGGGCCGCTCGGCGGTCCAGCTCGCCATAGGTGAGCTCGCCGTCGTGCCAGGAGACCGCGACCGCATCCGGCGTGACCTGCGCGATCCGGCGGAAGAGCTCATGCACCGGCTCCTCGGCGGCCGCGCCGACACCGATCTGGTTGGACGCGAGCTCCAGCGCCCGGGACCGCTCCACGCCGTCGAGCGGCAGGTCGCCGACCCTGGTGTCGGGTGCGGCGAGGGCCGCGATCAGCAGGGTGCCGAGCTGGTCGAGGAGGACCTCCGCCGCATCGGGACCGAAGTGGTCGTCGCGGAAGGCGAGCGACCCGGCGATCGAGGCGGTGAACCGCTCCACGGTCAGCGTCAGGTCGGCTGCGGCCGTACCGGTGCGCAGCTCCGCCCGGGTCACCGCGGCACCGGTGAGGCGCAGCTCGGCCTCGGGCTCGGTCGCGACGATCAGCATCGCGTCGCAGAGGGCGCCCTGCCGCGGGTCGCCGTCGCCGTTGAGTGCCCGGACGAGGTGGGTGAAGGGCAGCGCCCGGTTGTCGAAGGCCTCCCGCAGCGACTCCTCGGCCCGGCCCACCAGCTCGCGGAAGGTCGGCCCGTCGGAGAGGTCGCCGGAGATGACGAGCAGGTTGTCGAAGGGGCCGACGACCTCGGCGAAGGCCTGCGGCCGCACCGGGTAGGCGACCCCGATCGCCACCCGGTCCTCGCCGGCGAAGCGCTGCAGCAGCCCCTGGTACCCCGCGAGCAGCACCGCGAGCGGCGTCGCGCCGGAGTCGTCGCAGAGATCGGTGAGGAGATCCGCCGCGTCGGTGCCCCAGTCGAAGCGCAGCGTGCCGCAACCGCCGGTGACCGGGCGCGACGAGCGGGGACGGTCGGCGGTGAGGGCAGAGGGTGACGAGGTGAGCGCGGTGCTCCACCAGTCCCGGCGGACCGGCCGGTCGGCGTCGGCGTCGCGGCGCCAGCGGGCGTAGTCGGCGTACTGGAGGCTCGCGGGTTGGACCGTGACGCTGCTGAGCGCGACCGCCTCGGCGTAGTCGGCCGAGAGCTGAGCCAGGATGATCGAGAGCGACCGCTCGTCGGCGACGGCGCGGTGCGCGACGAGGACGAGCCGCTGCTCGGCGGTGTCGAGCCGGAGCACCGTCAGGCGCGCCAGCGGCCCGCCCGCCAGGTCCATCGGTTCGGCGGCGAGCTCGGCGCAGAGCCGGTCCGCCTGCTCGTCCCGATCGGGCCGGGCCAGGTGGCGCAGGTCGGTGACGACGAAGGACTCGACCGCCGCCTTGCCGATCTGCTGCACCGGACGGCCGTCGACCTCGACGAGCGTGCTCCGCAGGACCTCGTGCCGTTCGAGGACGGCGTCCCACGCCGCGGCGAGC
It contains:
- the cmdF gene encoding tyrosine 2,3-aminomutase, whose protein sequence is MDLDETEKLVVFNGETLDIAGVRRVAEDRAPCWVSSTALAKAASSRIQFEEVVRQGIPVYGVTTGYGEMIYMLVDPSKETELQTNLVRSHSAGVGPMFAEDEARAILAARLNALAKGHSAVRPELLERLALYLNVGITPAIPEVGSLGASGDLAPLSHIASTVIGEGYVLRGGVKTPTGPVLREIGIEPMELKFKEGLALINGTSAMTGLGALVVGRAMDQVRQAEIITALVIETLRGSMSPFLPEGHNIARPHAGQIDTAFNMRALMRGSGLTVEHAQLRQQIQDDKQAGTDVQRTNIYMQKAYSLRAIPQVLGAVRDTLYHASEKINIELNSANDNPLFFEGQEIFHGANFHGQPIAFAMDFVMIALTQLGVISERRTNRLLNRHLSYGLPEFLVAGDVGLNSGFAGAQYPATALVAENRTIGPASTQSIPSNGDNQDIVSMGLIAARNARTILGNNQKILAVELLAAAQAVDISGRYDGLSAPAKCAYELVRSLVPTLDRDRYMADDIETIAAALTRGDLVRAVAQTDVELR
- a CDS encoding tryptophan 7-halogenase, with translation MKNEYDLVVVGGGPCGSTVSTLVAMQGHRVLLLEKEEFPRYQIGESLLPATVHGICRLLGVTEELEKAAFMIKRGGTFRWGANPEPWTFSFSISPKFSGGSSTAYQVERMKFDQILLDNARRKGVEVREQCSVLDVLTDADDRVTGVRYVDAHGVQQEVSSAYVVDASGNNSRLQTKVGKRHYSEYFRNLALFGYFTGGKRLAPPNQGNILAAAFDSGWFWYIPLTDDLTSVGVVVLPEALEKVQGDREKALLGLIEECPLIAEYLADARRVRTGPYGEIRVRKDYSYIQDRFWRPGMMLVGDAACFIDPVFSSGVHLATYSGLLAARSINTALRGDTDEAVCFDEFEARYRREYANFHDFLVAFYDMHDNEDSYFWKAKKVTNNVATELESFVELVGGGASREDALVAPESYVEKKAPAFRELAGLVEQPVLVEGEDRDLLQSELVKSVVKTGSRIQIQAAMGENADEHLPVREGGLVPSTDGMHWSLPSRHLAERN
- a CDS encoding non-ribosomal peptide synthetase — encoded protein: MTMTDTALIRAGQAVTSCAQDGLWLLDRVGTQTGAHRIARRFDASGYLDLESLAAAWDAVLERHEVLRSTLVEVDGRPVQQIGKAAVESFVVTDLRHLARPDRDEQADRLCAELAAEPMDLAGGPLARLTVLRLDTAEQRLVLVAHRAVADERSLSIILAQLSADYAEAVALSSVTVQPASLQYADYARWRRDADADRPVRRDWWSTALTSSPSALTADRPRSSRPVTGGCGTLRFDWGTDAADLLTDLCDDSGATPLAVLLAGYQGLLQRFAGEDRVAIGVAYPVRPQAFAEVVGPFDNLLVISGDLSDGPTFRELVGRAEESLREAFDNRALPFTHLVRALNGDGDPRQGALCDAMLIVATEPEAELRLTGAAVTRAELRTGTAAADLTLTVERFTASIAGSLAFRDDHFGPDAAEVLLDQLGTLLIAALAAPDTRVGDLPLDGVERSRALELASNQIGVGAAAEEPVHELFRRIAQVTPDAVAVSWHDGELTYGELDRRAALLAGHLAALGARGKAVAIRLTPGPSQLAASLGVLRAGAHMVWFGTGDAGERGRVVLDELRPACLLREGDPAGDELARWFGEELGGRVIDLATLDAVPVPPPTEPVSLEELAYVAYTSGSTGKPKGIAQTHGAFTQFVAWLADSLDVGPGTRIAQWAAPEHDPSLCEVFAALTTGATLCPVPEKIRAHPEKFVDWLVESRITFLQTVPSFGRELLKVFKRRDPAARTDSLRRLVLMGEALPPELVNGFRAALPGIALANVYGPTETIAATWHEVTGDVAATVPIGRSIPGRQVLVLDEADRPCPVGVTGEIVIRSPFVARGYIGDESGGGAFRPVDGGSSGRIENDPERMRCYRTGDLARRRADGLLEFRGRRDLQVKLYGTRVELADVEAALAEHDSVAECAVVPLTDSDGLVIQLVAFVVPRRTPSGADAAGADAWRTHLRKRFGTSMLLVSFQTSSSSLPRNVGGKVDRRRLAAGARDSTTARRN